A section of the Malus sylvestris chromosome 17, drMalSylv7.2, whole genome shotgun sequence genome encodes:
- the LOC126612093 gene encoding uncharacterized protein LOC126612093 isoform X1 yields the protein MKFYTSSVDTVNRNINFVTDMFAFGTLKQFQFNFIGVGIPEFMAPEVCEEGNEEDEEGSSKTQLGPQCTLKEQIEKDMDDGDLESLRGMEQLLMTLNLDLSTIPCKETEIQGCKS from the exons ATGAAGTTCTACACTTCCTCGGTTGATACTGTCAACAGAAACATCAATTTTGTCACTGACATGTTCGCCTTTGGAACCCTGAAGCA atttcaattcaattttattGGAGTAGGGATACCAGAGTTCATGGCTCCTGAAGTATGTGAAGAGGgaaacgaagaagatgaagaaggaagcaGTAAAACTCAGTTGGGTCCTCAATGCACTCTTAAAGAACAGATTGAGAAGGATATG GATGATGGAGACTTGGAGAGTTTGAGGGGGATGGAGCAGCTTCTTATGACTTTGAACCTTGACTTGTCAACAATTCCCTGTAAGGAAACAGAAATTCAGGGCTGCAAGAGTTGA
- the LOC126612093 gene encoding uncharacterized protein LOC126612093 isoform X2, with the protein MKFYTSSVDTVNRNINFVTDMFAFGTLKQYVFWIPEFMAPEVCEEGNEEDEEGSSKTQLGPQCTLKEQIEKDMDDGDLESLRGMEQLLMTLNLDLSTIPCKETEIQGCKS; encoded by the exons ATGAAGTTCTACACTTCCTCGGTTGATACTGTCAACAGAAACATCAATTTTGTCACTGACATGTTCGCCTTTGGAACCCTGAAGCAGTATGTATTTT GGATACCAGAGTTCATGGCTCCTGAAGTATGTGAAGAGGgaaacgaagaagatgaagaaggaagcaGTAAAACTCAGTTGGGTCCTCAATGCACTCTTAAAGAACAGATTGAGAAGGATATG GATGATGGAGACTTGGAGAGTTTGAGGGGGATGGAGCAGCTTCTTATGACTTTGAACCTTGACTTGTCAACAATTCCCTGTAAGGAAACAGAAATTCAGGGCTGCAAGAGTTGA